Below is a genomic region from Ziziphus jujuba cultivar Dongzao chromosome 7, ASM3175591v1.
TTTACTTGATATGTTGATATGCACTTCACAAGAAATGTCACAAAACCTGCATAATTACCCATAGATAAGaatctatttcaaaattttatttttttttaaaactccaTTTTGCATGATTTGCAGTCTGGTCAGGTGCATAAAATCTATTTGCTTGCATAGGCAGTAGATTAATGCCACTTAATATGAATCTCATTTTCTTCTATCTAGCACTTTAGCAGATATAATGGCTCTATTTGTTTACACATGTGGCTTTGATCTTTCTTGAAATTTAGTATATTCCACGCTTCACCATTTGTATTGAATAGTTAAATTCCCTTTTCTACCTGTCAGATAAATTGTTAAAAGACGAATTTCTGGTGGTATAGTTGAGTTCAGATTAGCATAATTGATTTGTGCCTTTTCATGTCTGCCCATAAAATCTAGGGACATATAACCCACCTTTATTAGTGATATGAAAAAGAGCAGATAATTTAAATGTGTAATCATTTCAGCTAGGGGTAACACCAGACTTGATGGTTGGGTTATATATAAGCGTCAGCCTTGTATTTGTTTATTAGCCTTGTATTTGTTTAGTACATAGCCtaattttaattgtatttatgtaaaCTAAACCCCTGTTTTTGGTGTATTGTATGGTAGCGAGTCAACTTTATGCAACAAGTTTAGCATATATCTATCCTTTATTCCTTATGCATTCTACGTGTAACTACTAATTCACATAATTGCCCTCTGTAATGCAGCTAAAGCCATATGTTTCCCAGTGCCCGATAGAAGTTAAGACTGCTGAGGCAACGGCTGCAGCTAAATAAGCTTGCAAAGTGCCTTCGAGGCTCCTGCTTTGTTTTACTAGGTTTGATCAGATGAAAAAAACGATGAGTGGTTGCTTATCAGGTTTTTGCAGACAAAAAATGATCAAGTAGTTCCAGAAATTTTGAGCCTATTTTGACAATGAAGAAATGTATTAATGACTGTTCGAATTTTGTTGATATTCATCAGCGATTTTTGACTTATGAACTTGAAAATACGACTAGAATGGATATTATAGGATTACTTTCTAACTGGTTTTGCTTTATAATGTTAGCTATAGGTGCTGATGGCTGATCAAAGTCGGTGTTAGGGTGATGTACAAATGTGATACCGCGTTACATAAAAGACAGCTGCATGTTTGAAATGCGTTGCATGGTCTTAAAGCTTTTGAAAAtagcttttttcttatttttcagtagcttctttttttcttttttttttgccttaatTTTCGGGgatatttttatggttttggaTGTTAGCGTTTGCATAGATCGTTTACAAGGGCCATAGCATTGGGACCAAATTGAACTTTTAGGTTTCAGGTTCCAAAAAAGAATGCATTGAAATCTGCCAAATTCTTGGGGAGCGAAGCTAAATGTTGTTAAATGCCATTGACATGGGATGGGAAAAGAATTTTAGAGCCACGAGCTCCATTGAAAAAGAGTAAAAAGTTTACCTGTATCTAGCAATGGCAGCCAAGGAGATCATGAACTCCATGATCTGAATATGAGATCTGGTTCATCTCCTAGGTCCCGTTCACTCATTtccaaattatttaaatgaaaCCTTCTAGAATGCTTACTATTTATCTTTTCCGACACAGTTTATAGTTACTGTTTCGCCGGACAATTatgttgaatttaaaattttccagtccaaataaaataaacaaataaaaaagtcaccattataaaaacaaacaattaagtCGAATTGAATGAATGAAAATAGTGATTTGAAGTCTCAAGTCCTATTATTTGACGAAATAGGCGATCAACATTGCCACTATTTGGTGACTAAACTTGTTCGTTcagattgaaaaacaaaatattaatataatttgcaCGTGAGTTGTCTAATTcaattaaacaatatattttattataataatattaattttttttggggtaatttataataataatatgtttaacCGTTAGCAAACATGTCGGTAGTGAGTGGTTAATACAAGCAAAATGTTAAAACCGACAAAACATAAAACTCCTATTCTCACCACGGGACCagattcatccaaaaaaaactGTTATCGATCCCGTCAATCATGGTCGTTGGATTAGGCGACGAACCCCACGTGCAAAGGATATGACACGCGTTTCCACACGTTGTATAATAAACCAAATTGTACCATATCATCAGGACCCACTCGTGTGCAATATATGGGAACACCCCCAAATCCTCGTGCGGTGCAGatcattttttgtctttttaattaaataataattaattaaatccgAAGTGGCTCGAGACCATATATTCTTTTCACGTGCACCGCCGCCCAATAAAGTCCCCCACTAATATCTCGCCACGTAATTCATcaccatttttcaaaattaaaaaaaaattaaaaaaatccccACGAATTTATTGCCATCGCTTCCGTCGTTTACGTTGACCGTTCAAACTAGCAGCTCAACCTTCCTCGCTTTCAAACGACAACGTCAAGGTTCGTGATTTACACGGCTGTCACCTTATTCCCTCACCCTCTGTATCATAACGTGTGGGTGGTTTCCCATATGTAACAGCCAAcaactgtttttattattattattatcattatttatttatttattatttatttagtgcAAGCATACAGATAAGAAGTCACATTCCATTAACAACCAAACACATAACGATTTTAAAATAAGatatgcatattttattttaatattgtagTAGATTATATGTGattacaaattattaaatttacattctgtttaattgaaaataatatagaataacatggaatatgttttatatatcatttcatcttatattattttttattatgacagaagtcataaattttttttatttaagaatatataatgtatatttaataatttatgggttctaaataaatattgtcacgtattaatttattttttgtttttttgaataatttatctaatttacaaattatccaaaaaaaatttttttttatgattcgaATTCGTATTTTCATAGATATAAATAGAAATGCTCTACCACTAGAATTACCTGTTTCGTCCATGTAATAAGTTATATAAGTGGCTAATTATGTCAACatgatattaatttataatcataTGTAGgttctaaataaatattatcacgTATTaagagggatgtattcaatttagagtttgatggatttaaaatgaattatagactttaaatgatttgatggattgttatggaattctacagactccataaagattttgtaagaatccaatgaaatctttggatttaaaggtggatttcatattgacaattttcttcacaattttcctgttaaaatcctttcaaatccattaaaatccatctttttttaaagtcttttaaaatcaatgactttttaaataccaccagattttaaaagaattttataaagtcctaattgaatacatctagattttaatggacttttataaaatccatcaaaatctgaattgaatatcattagatttgtatggactcctttaaaatctaaatcgaatacatcaaaactttaaaagacttttaaaatccttcaaattctaaattgaatacatccccctaaattattttttattttttaaataatttatctaatttacaaactattcaaaaaaaattttttttataactcaaattcatattttcatagatacaaataaaaatacccTACCAATGAAACTATATGCTTCGTCCATGTAATAAGTTATTTAAGTGGCTAATTATATCACCCTGATAGAAAAGATTTTCCCATCATATTTGTGCCTGTGACCAAATATAATTATGAGCTGTGATTTTAGCACGGTTTCGTGCGAAAGAGAGAAGGAAGTTTCGTGGATGGGTAGTGCATACCCATCCCCTGTATATATGGCACACAACAATAAAGAATTTCAAACCCATCGTTTCTATAGAGAGCTGCATCACACACAgtttggaaaaaagaaatattacagagagagagagagagagagagagagagagcgaggtAAAAAGcaaactaaaagaaaattaaaagaaaaagatcgGGAAATGGGTTGGTCGGAATCAGGAGAAAGATGCATGAAGCACCCAAATACGAATCAAACACCGGGAGTTTGTTCATCTTGTCTGAGAGAGAGACTTTCTCAGCTCAATGTTTCTAACAACATGAAAACGGCCATGGGAGCTTATTATTACAATAATACTTCTTTGTCAGAGTCTCCTTCTTTATCATCTTCTACCTACGATGAAATATCATCGGCTTCTTCTCGACGGCGGCGTCATCATCATCGGAATGTTTCGGAAGCGATGGGTTCGATCTCTTTCATGCTTAACGTCGGAAGTGGGTTGAAGAAGAGCAGGTCCATAGCTTTTGTGACAAAAGCTCATGATTTTGGAGATGTTAAAAGTGGGAAAAAGAAACCTGGGTTTTGGTCTAAATTGCTTCGGACTAAAGAAAAGAGGAACAAAGATCAGGTTTTTATGCATTCCAACACTGTAAGAGAAAGTTTATATTAGgataataaagaagaagaagaagaagaagaagggactGGAATGGAATTATAGAAAAGCAGACCGTATATTTTTGGGATACTGGAAAAGAAATATGAACGTTTCTGATCTGCCTGAAACAGTACAGTTTTTGGTTTGGTTTCTTAAACTCCGGCGAAAAggttaaatttgtaatttcaaCAAGCCTaacatgttaaaattatttttttctgaacGAAGTCATCGAGTCAAGTTAgacatgattttattatttaataataatatatattatagttggCTTTCATGTAAGGAAGTTGCTGAATTCCTACGACAAATTTGCGTAATTTGGTAGAAATGTTGGAATTGGAATATTGACTCTGAAGAGTCGTGTTATCCTTGGTAATATGTATCATATTGAATGTGTTTCATGTCGGTATATGCGATTATACTCTCTTTTGTTTAGATTTTTTGTTGGATATCCATCTTGTAGCTTCCTTTGGTGGAGTTTAATTTCAATGCCATCTCTAATCAAATTTACATGCCTGTACATGGTGTTTGATGTATAATCCCAAATCGTTATATAGTCCTTTTCTTCATTCCATTAGATATAATTCTTGGGCCATCTAATATAAATTGATTGACGATCTCCAATAGATATACTGATTAATAGtgttatccaaaaaaaaaacaaaaaaaaatggtatagtGATTAATAACGTctccaaataataataaggatgTCTATATGGTTATAACTTATAAACATTTATTAACGGTTTCTATgtattaaagaatttttttcatttaacatatatacatataaaattaaacaaataaagtgCATCTTAAAGTGCACCtacctatatgtatatatagtgaTAATGATATTGGAAGGTTAGGCGTCATTTCTGCCTAACTTTTAAACCTAGTTTGCCAAACTTTCCCATCAATTTTGAACATTAAATTAACGTACCTTTTGTCATTCACATTTCATTGCTGACGCTGATACATGCCTATTGGAGAACCTAAAGCGATGGAACGAAATAGCACTACTCCTACgaccaagttttttttttttttttttccttttccttttcctttctggATGGGATTGGTTGATGGTGCAATAACCACTAGAACGTTCataagtattttagttttaatatttgGCTCTTATTTATctgtaataaataattaaagttgAAATCTGTTCAAATGGGCTTCCCAAAACAAAGATTGCACACGAGGTATACTTTTCACAATGCATAAAACTTCAATGGGGTAGTCTAAAGAGAGCCATCACCGGGCTATTTCCAAAAGACAAATATTTTCAAAGTAACAGATGTACTAAGAATCCAGGTTTTAAATGCATGCTGTGTAATCCAAGGTAACACGGTAACGTccacaaattaagaaaaaaagaaaagtaagaaaGTAACAGCTCTTTATATGACCGGCAGAGAAAGCAGAAAACCAACATGGTATAATTCAAATTACAAAATTCCCCTGCTGATTCACAACTGTTTTCCTTCCTATATTACAAATTGAACATATTTGTATTAAACTATCATATTGTCTCTGCGTCTTCCAATCAGCTACTGCTAAAACGTATATGATTTCGGAATTGCACAACATCCTTCAAAGGCTTAAAACGTATCCGGAATCTGGATCTCTTGGAGCACAGGGTACCAGCCCCTACACAGGATTTGTACATATTTTATGGGCTTTTATAGTCCCCCACTTCAACAACAGTGACATGTTCCTTTCCCTTaacaaatcataaatattatctatCGCCAGAATTCTTTATTTCCATAtcgtcttcatcatcatctttatcAGCATAACTAACATGGTCCACAGATGGTCTTTTTAATCTCTGAAATATTTCATCGAGGGACTCGGAAGAGGATACACGAGAAACGAGATTACTTTCCTGGCTTTGGCGCAAGGGAAGAAACTTTTTGGCCCCTAAGTTCGCCTTGAAACTCTGAAAGCCAGACTTCATAGATGCCCACTTCGAAGCCAGGCCAGAAGATGGGCCTTCTGTAGTGTCACTTGGGTTAGGTTTGCTATTATCAAGCAAGGAAACCTTGGCGGAAGCAATATTCTTCTCCACTGGCTTCATATTGGATGATCCTTGTTTGCTTTGTTCTCTCAAGGCAGCATATTTATTGCCGATGGCTTCTCTGTGGGATCCATATTTACGAGCTTCTTCatttgaagattttgaaggagTTCCTTTCATGCCATCATTGATTAAACTGGTTGTTGCCTTCATTTCAACAGCAATCCTATCCTAAACATTTCATTTTCTAAGTTAGAAAACATACACCATTATCAAACTAGCATTGATGAACAGAAACGAAGAACAGAAAAATTTACTGATTTTGGTTAAACTATATGATAGATATTCAGAAAAGGATTCCATATTAGAATACTTGTGATAATGTCCTGTAGACGAATAAAAGATACGTGGTTCGTGTACATACTGCATTATTGCTGCCAGACTCTATATCTGTGCCATTGAAATTCCTTGCCAATGGAACAACATGCTCACCAACTTTAAGGCCTTGTTCAAGCCAAGATCTTTCTGAGAAAATCAGGACAACTTAATATCAGACACATAATTTTAGACATTATGATTGCAAAGCCCATATCGTTTATATTCAGAGGTCCAGGTCAAGGTGAAATATCAGTTTATGCATTCAAGGAAGAACAAATCTTTTCATGATTTACCTTTCTGTAAGATAATTAATCCCGATGGATCAAAACCATCCATATCACCTGCCTCAGTTTGAAGTCTAAATCTCTTCCAGCtcccaaaaaaatcaattacacGGTCAAAGAAATTGCTGGCAACTAACAAGGTGTACACAACCATAATAAGCGGATATATTCTGTTAAACTCACTCCCAAAGAAGGGGACAGCTTGGTCAATATTTCCCATTCGCTGCAACCAAAATTGTAAAATACAACAAGGTATAGTCCATCAATTATAAACTgagaagaaaatttttggaGCCATTAATTTTCAAAGTACTAAATTGGAACACAGTCAAGCATTTTAAAGACCATGGGCAAGAAACTAAAACAAGTAAACGCATACAAAATCCCAGACAAGAATCTTGGCCACAATTAACAAGGGAAATTCAGAGCTAGCACAAAAACTAGATCATCAAACAGGAAGCATTCTGAAGACAAATCTTTGAAAATACACtgacacacatatatgtataggtTTTCTTTAGTAGCCTCGAAAGGAATCCTCTTTGTATCATAAACTAGAAAGATAATGATTATGTGCATTAAAGCCATAGTCTCACAACCTTCTAATTCGTCATATCCATCAACTATGAAATTAATCACAGTGGCCTCATATCATAACCCAGTGTGAACACTGTGAAGAGGTCATGCTACCAAGCAAAATAAACAGTGACACTGAACCTGTTCTCTCATTAAACATTATAACTCAAATAATTCAAGAAAGCATGTATCcaaacaaaatctaaaacttTTATCTCATATAATGGACAAATTGtcaaagaaaaaacatacacgcatatacatttattaatttatctattcatttatatatttatataaaatcacaCACTAAATGTGTAAGACAAATAATACACTTTATTAAGTTTCAGTTAGACGTGAAATTATCATTAAGAACATTGAAAATACTTATCATTAAGAACATTGAAAATAATGAGGATGGAAGATAAACAGTTACCTTTTCAAATatagttatttttctttgatcaCGAGGTCCAAGAGGAACGAGATTGAGAAAGTTGTATGAAATTGGAGGAGCATACCGAGCAACCATCCTAGCAGAAATGAAGGAACAGGATGCAAGTAATGTTTACAGAAAATGACTAAAACATCAAGTTTTAATAACAAAGTTATCAGTAGAAACTTACGAGCATATCATAAGCAAGTTTACTGAGCTAGTTTGCCTTGGCGTGAGTGAGTAAAACATCAACATCCCAACTTTGAACAAGGAATAGTATGTGCAGATGCACATATACATCAGAGGTACAAAAGCAAAAATCTGGGGAAAGAATAAATAATCACTTTATAATTTCAACAGTCTAGTGTAGAAAAGAAAGTAACgaaaaaaatatggtaaatCCACAAGAGCATTAGGAATACCATGATTGCTAGGCATGATAAAACAGATCAACAAACAAGGTGTCACTCGATTCACAAAACCAGGAATAAAAGTTTAGCAAAAAGACAGATGAAGAcaaggaaggaaaaataaaacagatATCCAGAGTATGCTCATTCTCCAAAAATGATTGCAATGCCAGATATACATTACCAGCTAAAATAAAGGGTTAGATGAATAAAGAGCAGAAGGAAATCTTTTAAGTGAATGAAAATTCATGAGGTTAACTTGTATGGGAATACGTATCGCAAAGAAGAAACTCTGAATTTAACATGAGATTAACATTCTATTTTTAAACAGCTCGAAATATGCtgctggaagaaaatagatGAAGTGAACTGGTCTCCTATTTATAAGGTATAAGCTGTTGGACTTACGACTCCTGAACTTGAAGGTGGGATTGTACCGGTCAACTGAACGATGGGGGGAAAAATCCTTTGAAGGGCGCCTATTTACTAACGAACTtgcttttttaataatttttgtttctaaaaaAACTAGTTCATAGAACCCTAGGCAACCACCCATAGCATCTAGCAAGTGCCTAGCAAGCTATGTTGCTTGGACTCGGGTACGGGTGTCGGATATGGATATGAATCTAGGAGCCCAATCCTTTTATTTCCAAAATCTAGGATATGGGGATACCGCttttaaggatccaaattttGGATACAGGCATGGGGATatgtctaaaaatataaaaatttaataatatttaatatatggtaaacttaaaaaacaattttttaataagagtaagtttaataaaacttttaatacGAAGAAGCCTTTTAGAAAACCAAAACTTCTAGCtttgcaaaaacaaaataaccatCCTATTAAATATTCTGACAAGTCTCAACAGCTGTACTCTGCTGCAAATTCACATATCCACTACATATTCCAAACCTGTATCTGTGTCCTGTCGACACAGATACTTCATTTTTGCCAAGTCCAAGCAACACATCTAGCAACTTACTCTTATGTCCAAACAATCAATGATTGCCTAGCTAGTACCTGTTTTCACACATTTAAATGTTCCACTCCACTTTAAAGTATTATTT
It encodes:
- the LOC107425283 gene encoding uncharacterized protein LOC107425283 gives rise to the protein MGWSESGERCMKHPNTNQTPGVCSSCLRERLSQLNVSNNMKTAMGAYYYNNTSLSESPSLSSSTYDEISSASSRRRRHHHRNVSEAMGSISFMLNVGSGLKKSRSIAFVTKAHDFGDVKSGKKKPGFWSKLLRTKEKRNKDQVFMHSNTVRESLY
- the LOC107425310 gene encoding uncharacterized protein LOC107425310 isoform X2, with protein sequence MMHKNWGGSVLGFAMGCSNTFGLVTGAFLLGFGLSEIPKSIWKNADWTIRQKVLSHKIAKMAVKLDDAHQELSNAIVVAQATSNQMSKRDPLRRYMDVIDNMLTQMFREDPSFKPQGGRLGENDMDYDTDEKSMATLRRHLRGAREEYYRYKSEYLTYVKEALELEDTIKNYERRSSTGWKYISSFRPTRTGKLGSLIDTLEFLWRCILRKQVQKVLAIILAILSVAILLAEATLLPKFDLSLFSILINLVNRQEVLVQIFAFVPLMYMCICTYYSLFKVGMLMFYSLTPRQTSSVNLLMICSMVARYAPPISYNFLNLVPLGPRDQRKITIFEKRMGNIDQAVPFFGSEFNRIYPLIMVVYTLLVASNFFDRVIDFFGSWKRFRLQTEAGDMDGFDPSGLIILQKERSWLEQGLKVGEHVVPLARNFNGTDIESGSNNADRIAVEMKATTSLINDGMKGTPSKSSNEEARKYGSHREAIGNKYAALREQSKQGSSNMKPVEKNIASAKVSLLDNSKPNPSDTTEGPSSGLASKWASMKSGFQSFKANLGAKKFLPLRQSQESNLVSRVSSSESLDEIFQRLKRPSVDHVSYADKDDDEDDMEIKNSGDR